The Zingiber officinale cultivar Zhangliang chromosome 9A, Zo_v1.1, whole genome shotgun sequence genome window below encodes:
- the LOC122018601 gene encoding pentatricopeptide repeat-containing protein At2g02750, which translates to MASGKLHSVLITHILHGHATTCSIHSATALSTAYRQSGYFHDAFKVFDRVHHPTLQSFKALIPGLSRRQYFHHLLPVFTGLLDNANLHPSSVNLASLLRACATPKQAKQLHGLSLKMGHDSDAYIVTSLITKYSNCSELSSARRVFELMRQKKVATFNAMLSALVRNAEFLSALKLFRDMVVVLRPSSVTVASLLPACTTLMLGKQLHVFSLKVGHDSDAYVATALLTMYSNCSELSFARRIFQLMLDKKVATFNAMLSALVRNAEFLSALNLFREMLVVLQSNSSTLLTVLSACSELSSLRFGKQIHCYVFRNGLSYHDVKIGTALVRMYCKCSLVEQAHRVFQQMEDRNLVTWNTMISGFLCHGDVHSALSLFHQLRVERISPDAVTWNILISGLLRHGNVTEAYRLLVLVRLDQVTPSLSLECMTSLLQVSSSTSNLLFGKEIHCHALRIGVGRKDDIFQTALIDMYMKCGYSLHACRVFNHVESKSMDPVMWNAMISGYGRNGEHNAALELFREMLEHEVKPSAASFLASLSACSHSGQVEKGMKIFKFMTVVCGIKPSKEHLGCLIDLLGRAGKLSEAEKFICEIPEPSSSMYSSLLGASRHYAEAELGKAMSKKFYKLEPRNSTSLVILSNIYAKQGKWEEVEKVREKMMSKEIYKMPGHAWVVP; encoded by the coding sequence ATGGCATCAGGCAAGCTCCACTCCGTTCTCATCACCCACATCCTTCACGGCCATGCTACCACATGCAGCATCCACTCCGCCACCGCCCTCAGCACCGCCTACCGACAAAGCGGCTACTTTCACGACGCCTTCAAGGTGTTCGACCGTGTTCACCACCCAACCTTACAGTCTTTTAAAGCCCTCATCCCCGGCCTTTCACGTCGCCAATACTTCCACCACCTCCTTCCTGTATTCACCGGCCTCCTCGACAACGCCAATCTACATCCCAGTTCTGTCAATCTCGCTAGCTTACTCCGTGCTTGCGCGACTCCAAAGCAGGCCAAGCAGTTGCACGGCCTCTCGTTGAAGATGGGGCATGACTCCGATGCGTACATCGTGACGTCACTCATCACCAAGTACTCAAATTGCTCCGAGTTGAGTTCCGCTCGGAGGGTGTTCGAGCTAATGCGTCAAAAGAAAGTGGCTACTTTTAACGCCATGCTATCTGCATTGGTCAGAAATGCAGAGTTCTTATCAGCTCTGAAGTTATTCAGAGACATGGTTGTTGTGCTGCGACCCAGCTCCGTCACCGTCGCAAGTTTACTCCCAGCCTGCACGACTTTGATGCTGGGTAAGCAGCTGCATGTCTTCTCGTTGAAGGTGGGGCATGATTCAGATGCATATGTAGCAACTGCCCTCCTCACCATGTACTCGAATTGCTCCGAGCTAAGTTTCGCTAGAAGGATCTTCCAGTTGATGCTGGACAAGAAAGTGGCTACCTTTAACGCAATGTTGTCTGCATTGGTCAGAAATGCAGAGTTTCTATCAGCTTTGAATCTATTCAGAGAGATGCTGGTGGTGCTGCAGTCCAACTCATCGACATTGCTCACTGTTCTATCCGCATGCTCGGAGCTCTCCTCTTTGCGATTCGGAAAGCAGATACATTGTTATGTGTTCAGAAATGGGTTGAGCTACCATGATGTCAAGATTGGAACAGCACTTGTGCGCATGTATTGCAAATGTAGTCTGGTCGAACAAGCTCATAGAGTTTTTCAGCAAATGGAGGACCGGAACTTGGTGACTTGGAACACTATGATTTCAGGATTCTTATGCCATGGAGATGTTCATAGTGCTCTGAGTTTGTTTCATCAGTTGAGAGTGGAACGTATATCCCCTGATGCAGTCACTTGGAACATATTAATCAGTGGCCTTTTGAGACACGGAAATGTTACCGAAGCTTATAGGTTGTTGGTCCTAGTGCGATTGGACCAAGTCACTCCATCACTGAGTTTAGAATGCATGACTAGTCTACTTCAAGTTTCTTCGTCGACCTCAAATCTCCTTTTTGGGAAAGAGATTCACTGCCATGCGTTGAGGATTGGAGTGGGGCGCAAAGATGACATTTTCCAAACAGCCTTAATCGATATGTACATGAAGTGTGGATACTCTCTTCATGCTTGTAGGGTTTTTAATCACGTGGAAAGTAAGTCAATGGATCCAGTGATGTGGAACGCCATGATATCTGGTTATGGAAGAAATGGGGAGCATAATGCTGCACTTGAATTGTTCAGAGAAATGCTAGAACATGAAGTAAAGCCTAGTGCGGCTAGTTTTTTGGCTTCTTTATCGGCATGTAGTCATAGTGGTCAAGTCGAAAAGGgcatgaaaatttttaaattcatGACAGTAGTATGTGGGATAAAGCCATCAAAAGAGCACCTTGGCTGTTTGATTGATTTGTTAGGACGAGCAGGAAAGCTTAGTGAAGCTGAAAAATTTATATGTGAAATCCCTGAGCCTTCAAGTTCCATGTATTCTTCTTTGTTAGGTGCTAGCAGGCATTATGCGGAGGCTGAACTTGGAAAAGCAATGAGCAAGAAATTTTACAAGTTGGAGCCAAGAAATTCGACTTCGTTGGTGATTTTATCGAATATATATGCAAAGCAAGGAAAATGGGAGGAGGTAGAAAAAGTGAGAGAAAAGATGATGAGCAAAGAGATATACAAAATGCCTGGTCACGCTTGGGTTGTACCGTAA